In one window of Acidobacteriota bacterium DNA:
- a CDS encoding peroxiredoxin, producing MPNVGDAAPDFSLPANDGKTYSLSQFKGQKNVVLVFYPGDDTPTCTKQLCDYRDGWGQFKQYNSVILGVSTNDMNSHLSFAEKFNLPFPLLEDADLVMCKAYDALMLMGLLKVSKRAVYIIDKKGIIRYKHVETLPIFKRGKEELLEELKKIEG from the coding sequence ATGCCCAACGTCGGCGATGCCGCCCCAGACTTTTCGCTTCCGGCCAATGATGGAAAAACCTATTCACTCAGCCAGTTTAAAGGCCAGAAGAATGTCGTGCTGGTCTTCTATCCTGGCGACGACACCCCAACCTGCACCAAACAACTATGCGATTACCGCGACGGCTGGGGGCAGTTTAAGCAATACAACTCAGTCATTTTGGGCGTGAGTACCAATGACATGAATTCACATTTGAGCTTTGCCGAAAAGTTCAACCTTCCATTTCCGTTGCTCGAAGATGCTGACCTGGTGATGTGCAAAGCCTATGATGCGCTGATGTTGATGGGCCTGCTCAAAGTCTCGAAGCGAGCTGTGTATATTATTGATAAAAAAGGGATTATTCGTTATAAGCACGTTGAAACCCTGCCGATTTTCAAACGTGGTAAAGAAGAACTCCTCGAAGAACTGAAGAAAATCGAAGGGTAA
- a CDS encoding uroporphyrinogen-III synthase, producing the protein MHQPSAALPLQSKRIVITRAESQAGEFAQKLSAQGAEILLFPTIAFTEPDSWEAVDQAIASLNTYDWLVLTSTNGVEFFWKRLETLGVPADLNEWPKICAIGKATAEALSRRHIQVDLIPKEFKAEGAVESLVTASGGPELIKGMRILLPRAQLAREVLPVELGKLGVQVDVVPVYQTVRPSVDTAYWQTLFLNGQVDVVTFTSASTVTHFAEMFPEVSVLELLRHTTVACIGPITAEAAYKLGLTVQIQPAEYTTDALAEAIIGMKN; encoded by the coding sequence ATGCACCAACCATCTGCTGCTTTACCACTCCAGAGCAAACGAATTGTCATCACCCGCGCTGAAAGTCAAGCAGGCGAGTTCGCCCAAAAACTTTCAGCCCAGGGCGCTGAGATCCTTTTATTTCCAACAATTGCCTTTACTGAGCCAGATTCGTGGGAGGCAGTTGATCAGGCCATTGCGTCGTTGAATACCTATGATTGGCTGGTTTTGACCAGCACCAATGGGGTCGAGTTTTTCTGGAAGCGACTGGAAACACTCGGGGTACCCGCCGATCTCAATGAGTGGCCTAAAATTTGCGCCATTGGCAAAGCAACGGCTGAAGCGCTCTCCCGCCGTCACATTCAGGTTGATTTAATACCAAAGGAATTTAAAGCTGAAGGTGCGGTCGAAAGTCTAGTAACTGCCAGCGGAGGCCCCGAACTAATCAAGGGAATGCGGATCTTACTGCCCCGCGCCCAACTGGCCCGTGAAGTCTTGCCGGTCGAACTTGGCAAACTGGGCGTCCAGGTGGATGTGGTCCCAGTCTACCAAACGGTCCGCCCCAGTGTGGATACCGCATACTGGCAAACGTTGTTTTTGAATGGGCAGGTGGATGTCGTGACATTTACCAGTGCTTCAACCGTCACTCATTTTGCTGAAATGTTCCCGGAAGTTTCTGTTTTGGAATTGTTGCGACACACAACTGTGGCCTGTATTGGGCCAATTACGGCTGAAGCCGCCTACAAACTTGGACTTACGGTGCAGATTCAGCCCGCCGAATACACCACCGATGCCCTGGCCGAGGCCATTATTGGAATGAAGAATTGA
- a CDS encoding pyridoxal-phosphate dependent enzyme → MEQFSIFQVLAARERIGKLVHRTPVLTSHTFDQRTHTRTFFKCENFQRGGSFKIRGALSRMTLLSDEEKKRGVVAFSSGNHAQGVAMAARDLGISATIVMPTDAPHPKSDATAGYGATIVWYDRDHDDREAIASDLAEREGRTLIPPFDDHQVMAGQGTAALELLEEIEHLDVLLAPVGGGGLLSGCSTVAQAKNPGIQIFGIEAEAANDTFLSFQSGQRVSIPVPATIADGMRNTAPGKLTFPVLQRNIQGVVLVSDEEILEAMRFLLFRMKMLVEPTGAVGVAALLAGKVPVDGRRVGVILSGGNVDPEMLGRLTQ, encoded by the coding sequence ATGGAGCAATTTTCAATTTTTCAGGTTCTGGCAGCCCGTGAACGGATTGGAAAGCTGGTTCACCGTACGCCAGTACTGACCTCGCATACTTTTGACCAACGAACGCACACCCGCACTTTTTTCAAATGCGAAAATTTTCAACGGGGCGGGTCTTTCAAAATCCGAGGTGCCCTGAGCCGCATGACTTTGCTGTCCGATGAAGAAAAAAAGCGCGGCGTGGTAGCATTTTCCTCGGGAAATCACGCCCAGGGTGTGGCGATGGCCGCCAGGGATTTGGGGATTTCCGCGACAATTGTGATGCCCACCGATGCCCCACATCCCAAAAGTGATGCCACTGCCGGATATGGGGCGACGATTGTCTGGTATGACCGCGACCACGACGACCGCGAAGCCATTGCCAGTGATCTGGCCGAGCGTGAAGGCCGGACCCTGATTCCACCCTTTGATGATCATCAGGTGATGGCCGGGCAGGGAACGGCTGCCCTGGAACTTCTTGAAGAAATTGAACATCTCGATGTTTTACTGGCACCAGTTGGTGGTGGTGGCCTGCTCAGTGGATGTAGCACGGTCGCCCAGGCAAAAAATCCTGGTATTCAGATTTTTGGTATCGAAGCCGAAGCCGCCAACGATACCTTTCTTTCATTTCAATCAGGTCAGCGGGTTTCGATTCCAGTGCCGGCAACGATTGCTGATGGTATGCGCAATACCGCTCCTGGAAAACTGACCTTTCCCGTCCTGCAACGCAACATTCAGGGCGTTGTGCTGGTCTCAGATGAAGAAATCCTGGAGGCCATGCGCTTTTTGCTCTTCCGAATGAAAATGCTGGTCGAACCAACCGGCGCCGTTGGCGTGGCCGCACTGCTGGCAGGGAAAGTGCCGGTTGACGGCAGACGGGTTGGCGTGATTTTGTCGGGTGGAAATGTGGATCCTGAAATGCTGGGCCGCCTGACTCAATGA